The nucleotide sequence CCAAGTTAATGGTAAATCAGTCTTTGTCGAAGCAGCTAACGAAGTAGATATACTTGGTGTAATACTACCACTACCGGACATAGAATTCTGTGACAACAAGGAAGATTCAACTGGGAAGGTGGTAGTGCCGGTGGTGACATTACTTTCGGAATCAGTCGAAGTCCAGAATGATATAACGTTAGTATCTTGAGAAGATCCTGATACTAATGAACCACTGGAAGACTCCACTGGAAAGATGGTAGTGCCAGTAGTGACATTGCCTTCGGAGTCGGTCGAGGTGTACGTGGAGGTGGTTAGGGAGTCCTCGGATGTCACAGGGTAGGTGGTGGTTCCGGTGGTGACGCTGCCTTCGGAGTCGGTCGAGGTGTACGTGGAGGTGGTTAGGGAGACCTCGGATGTCACAGGGTAGGTGGTGGTGCCGGTGGTGACGCTGCCTTCGGAGTCGGTCGAGGTGTACGTGGAGGTGGTTAGGGAGACCTCGGATGTCACAGGGTAGGTGGTGGTGCCGGTGGTGACGCTGCCTTCGGAGTCGGTCGAGGTGTACGTGGAGGTGGTTAGGGAGACCTCGGATGTCACAGGGTAGGTGGTGGTTCCGGTGGTGACGCTGCCTTCGGAGTCGGTCGAGGTGTATGTGGAAGTGGTCACTGTTACTGGAATTGTTGTAGAGCCGGTTGAAACATTTCCTTCAGAATCAGTGCTAGTCCAGAACGAAATCATATCAGTTTCCTCAGAGGATCCCGTTAAAATAGAACTAGTCGAAGATGTGATTGGATAGGTGGTGGTGCCAGTGGTGACGCTGCCTTCGGAGTCGGTCGAGGTGTACGTGGAGGTGGTTAGGGAGACCTCGGATGTCACAGGGTAGGTGGTGGTTCCGGTGGTGACGCTGCCTTCGGAGTCGGTCGAGGTGTACGTGGAGGTGGTTAGGGAGACCTCGGATGTCACAGGGTAGGTGGTGGTGCCGGTGGTGACGCTGCCTTCGGAGTCGGTCGAGGTGTACGTGGAGGTGGTTAGGGAGACCTCGGATGTCACAGGGTAGGTGGTGGTGCCGGTGGTGACGCTGCCTTCGGAGTCGGTCGAGGTGTANNNNNNNNNNNNNNNNNNNNNNNNNNNNNNNNNNNNNNNNNNNNNNNNNNNNNNNNNNNNNNNNNNNNNNNNNNNNNNNNNNNNNNNNNNNNNNNNNNNNNNNNNNNNNNNNNNNNNNNNNNNNNNNNNNNNNNNNNNNNNNNNNNNNNNNNNNNNNNNNNNNNNNNNNNNNNNNNNNNNNNNNNNNNNNNNNNNNNNNNNNNNNNNNNNNNNNNNNNNNNNNNNNNNNNNNNNNNNNNNNNNNNNNNNNNNNNNNNNNNNNNNNNNNNNNNNNNNNNNNNNNNNNNNNNNNNNNNNNNNNNNNNNNNNNNNNNNNNNNNNNNNNNNNNNNNNNNNNNNNNNNNNNNNNNNNNNNNNNNNNNNNNNNNNNNNNNNNNNNNNNNNNNNNNNNNNNNNNNNNNNNNNNNNNNNNNNNNNNNNNNNNNNNNNNNNNNNNNNNNNNNNNNNNNNNNNNNNNNNNNNNNNNNNNNNNNNNNNNNNNNNNNNNNNNNNNNNNNNNNNNNNNNNNNNNNNNNNNNNNNNNNNNNNNNNNNNNNNNNNNNNNNNNNNNNNNNNNNNNNNNNNNNNNNNNNNNNNNNNNNNNNNNNNNNNNNNNNNNNNNNNNNNNNNNNNNNNNNNNNNNNNNNNNNNNNNNNNNNNNNNNNNNNNNNNNNNNNNNNNNNNNNNNNNNNNNNNNNNNNNNNNNNNNNNNNNNNNNNNNNNNNNNNNNNNNNNNNNNNNNNNNNNNNNNNNNNNNNNNNNNNNNNNNNNNNNNNNNNNNNNNNNNNNNNNNNNNNNNNNNNNNNNNNNNNNNNNNNNNNNNNNNNNNNNNNNNNNNNNNNNNNNNNNNNNNNNNNNNNNNNNNNNNNNNNNNNNNNNNNNNNNNNNNNNNNNNNNNNNNNNNNNNNNNNNNNNNNNNNNNNNNNNNNNNNNNNNNNNNNNNNNNNNNNNNNNNNNNNNNNNNNNNNNNNNNNNNNNNNNNNNNNNNNNNNNNNNGTCGGTCGAGGTGTACGTGGAGTGGTTAGGGAGACCTCGGATGTCGACNGGTAGGTGGTGGTGCCGGTGGTGACGCTGCCTTCGGAGTCGGTCGAGGTGTACGTGGAGGTGGTTAGGGAGACCTCGGATGTCACAGGGTAGGTGGTGGTTCCGGTGGTGACGCTGCCTTCGGAGTCGGTCGAGGTGTATGTGGAAGTGGTCACTGTTACTGGAATTGTTGTAGAGCCGGTTGAAACATTTCCTTCAGAATCAGTGCTAGTCCAGAACNNNNNNNNNNNNNNNNNNNNNNNNNNNNNNNNNNNNNNNNNNNNNNNNNNNNNNNNNNNNNNNNNNNNNNNNNNNNNNNNNNNNNNNNNNNNNNNNNNNNNNNNNNNNNNNNNNNNNNNNNNNNNNNNNNNNNNNNNNNNNNNNNNNNNNNNNNNNNNNNNNNNNNNNNNNNNNNNNNNNNNNNNNNNNNNNNNNNNNNNNNNNNNNNNNNNNNNNNNNNNNNNNNNNNNNNNNNNNNNNNNNNNNNNNNNNNNNNNNNNNNNNNNNNNNNNNNNNNNNNNNNNNNNNNNNNNNNNNNNNNNNNNNNNNNNNNNNNNNNNNNNNNNNNNNNNNNNNNNNNNNNNNNNNNNNNNNNNNNNNNNNNNNNNNNNNNNNNNNNNNNNNNNNNNNNNNNNNNNNNNNNNNNNNNNNNNNNNNNNNNNNNNNNNNNNNNNNNNNNNNNNNNNNNNNNNNNNNNNNNNNNNNNNNNNNNNNNNNNNNNNNNNNNNNNNNNNNNNNNNNNNNNNNNNNNNNNNNNNNNNNNNNNNNNNNNNNNNNNNNNNNNNNNNNNNNNNNNNNNNNNNNNNNNNNNNNNNNNNNNNNNNNNNNNNNNNNNNNNNNNNNNNNNNNNNNNNNNNNNNNNNNNNNNNNNNNNNNNNNNNNNNNNNNNNNNNNNNNNNNNNNNNNNNNNNNNNNNNNNNNNNNNNNNNNNNNNNNNNNNNNNNNNNNNNNNNNNNNNNNNNNNNNNNNNNNNNNNNNNGTGGAGGTGGTTAGGGAGACCTCGGATGTCACAGGTAGGTGGTGGTGCCGGTGGTGACGCTGCCTTCGGAGTCGGTCGAGGTGTACGTGGAGGTGGTTAGGGAGACCTCGGATGTCACAGGGTAGGTGGTGGTTCCGGTGGTGACGCTGCCTTCGGAGTCGGTCGAGGTGTACGTGGAGGTGGTTAGGGAGACCTCGGAGGAATTGTTTTGTGAATCAATTGAACTGTCAGATGCATATTGTGAAGTACTGTCTCCTTTTTCTGTTGTTGtgtaaacaaaatataatgtttCAGTAAACTCTTCACCATTTTCATTGGTAGTAGTTCTTGTCAATGTAGAGAGGTAAGATTCTTCTGTTCCAGTCCAGTGAATATAAGTTGTCGATGTTATGTTTCTAATTGGGGtgtaaacaaaatataaggTTTCAGTAATTTCATAGCCGTCATCATTAGTAACTGTAGTTGTAATAGTTTCGAAAACTGATGTTTCTGGACTATCCCAGTATTGATAACTTGTTGAAGTAAGGCCTCTATGTTGTGTGAATACATAATATACAACAAGTGTCGTTTCTTCTCCATTTTTATCAGTTGTAGTCGTAGTTACAGTAAAATATGTAGAATCGAAACTATTGTTCCAAACTGTGATGCTTGTACTAGTACTTCGTCTTTCCGGAGTGTTGACATAATAGATAGTATATGTCCATTGCCCAAAGAAAGTTTCAGAATAACCAATACTTGTTACAGTTTCTGTAAAGACTGTACTTTTGTAATCAAAACCCCAAACatcataaataatttctGGAGCTACGTAAGGAGTCCTTACATAAATAATAGACTTTGTTAATGTACCAACAGGAACTTCGGTAGTCGAGTAGATATCAATATAGGAACCAAGCCAACTCGTAAAAACTGTTTCTAACAATACATTAGATGATGTAGCAACAACGTAAATAGTTTCAGTAGTGTATAGACCATCGGAGCCACGAACTGTAGTTGTGTCGGAATTCACAGTAGAAATAAATGTGGAGTCCCAAATCAAATAGGACGTTTTGGTAGATTGATAGTATGGatgatgaatataatatactGTTATTGTAGTTTCATCTCCATTAAAATTGGTCGTAGTGTATGTGTAAGTTGAATAAGTGGTCGAAACTCCGCCGTCCCATTGGTCGTTAACTGTTGATGTGTATCGCCTAATTGGTGTTTGTACTACATAAACTGACATAGTCCAATAAGCTAAGTAATCGAAAAGATAGTCCAAGGTAATGTATGTTGTACTAGAAATTGTACTTGTATACGTTTCAGTCCATCCAATATAGCTAATAACTGGAGAAATAGTCGGAGTATAGACGtaatatattgtttcagTTGTTGTTGAACCATGTATATCCACAAAGGTAGTTGTTCTGCTACTGTAAGTTGAAACCTTTGTATTTAACCAGTTTGTGAAAGTTGTGCTATATTTACCATCTGAAGGAATAACCACGTAAAAAACTACTTGATACGAATAATAATCATCATAGCCAATAGAAACTGTTCTTGTGGATACTGTTGAGATAGCTGTACCACTAAAAGTACCTTGTGAATATATAGTCGTTGTAATAGTTTGCACAGGTGTCCATAAAAAGTAAATAGTTTCTGTTGTAGACTCACGGTCTGCCCCTATAACGGTAGTATAGCTTATAGAACTACTTGTAAAAGAAGATTCCCAGGCCTTTACATCAGAAGTGTATTCTAAAATACGGATAGGTGTGTAGACAAAGTAATTAGTCACAGTATGGAAACCTAAAAGAATACCACTGAAACCAAAATAACGTGAAGTACTAGTTGAAAAAACTGTAGTGTATGAACCAGTCCAATAGGTAGTACTATACTTACCTGATTTCCTTGGTGTTTCGACGTAATAGATTGTTTTAGTTGTCGTAAATCCATCTCCGTCGATGATCGTTGTTAAACCCTGGGAAAATGTTAGAGAATAAGAGCCACTCCATTCTTGAGTTGTTGTAGTAAAGTAGAAATTAGATGGTATAGCAATATAGTAAGTAGTGATTGTTGTTTCTGCACCATCTGCATCAGTGGTTGTTTTTAAGCTTGTATCGACAGTAAGTGTCTTTGAATCTGAGATAGCAGTCCTTGTTGTTGAGGTATATACTAAGGAACGTTTTGGAGTATAgacaaaatatattgttgtAGTAGTAACATTCCCAAAGGCGTCAGTTGTGGAATAAATAGAAGTGGAAAATGTATAAGTTGAACTGGCACCCTCGATTGTGTTGAAGCTTGTGGTAGTAGTAGTATACCCGTGGAATGgaatgtatatataataataagtaGTAGTTGAAGTTCCAATACCTAAAAATCCAGTGGAAAATGAAGTGGATGTACTGTAATAAGTAGTGTAGGTATTTGTCCAAACAGAAGTGACTGTAATACCACTTCTTCTGTATGTATATACTAAGTACACAGTACCAGTCGTTGATTGGCCATCAGTACCAATTGTAGTTGTGGTATAAACTTGTGTGGTATCATAATTTAATGACCAAGGAGATGTTGTAGTAAAATAGACCAAATTTTCTGGAATAGCAACATAATAAACAGTTGTAACAGTAGTAGAAAAATCTTCTCCAACAGCAGTCACAAATGAGGTGTCATAAGTGTATCTAGCAGTATCAGTACCACTCACTGTGGTTAGAGTAGAATATTTGTCATAAAATGGAAGCTGCACATAGTATGTCACGTCAAAGGTAGCAACATAATCTGTGCCGACAGTAACGCCACCTGAAGTTGACCAGGTGATTGTAGTCTTACCAGTCCCATATACAGTTCCTTGAACTTCGACAGTAGAAACAGTGCCGACAGAAGGAACATAAATAGAAATTATAGTGTACGTAACAGCAGTTGTTCCTTCGCCCTCTACAGAATAAGAGGTGCCAAACCATTCAGTGTAAGTGTTAATCCAAGGAATATAAGTAGCAGAAACATTAGGAACAGTACCAGAAACATAATATATGGTTCGAACAGTTTGCTCCCCATCATCATCACCTGTATAAGTTGTTAAACTAGTATCGTATGTCTCCTGTTCTACCCTATTGAAGTCAGTAGCGTATGTTGTGgtgtaaaataaattactGGGAAGTTGAACAATATAAGTGCTTATAGTAGTTCCGATGCCATCGACACCTGTCGTAGTATTAACCTCAACTGTCGTGGACCTCTCGGTACCTGGAATGCTAGTAGTATAAGAAGTCGTTGTAGAAGAAGTAACTAAAGGTGTGTAAATGACATAATATGTTATTGTAGTACCCCAGTTAACTGTTGTAGTAGAAGAAAGATATATGGATGTTGTAATTTCGTTAATTGTTGCACCAATAGTAGAATACACAGTGGTACCCACACTTGGTGTAACAATCCAATAGTAGGTGATAGAGGTTCTATCAAAAAGGTTACCTACTGTCGTAACCGACGTAGAAACAGTTAGTTCACCAGCATAATCATTATAGGTGGTAGTTAAGTAATTGTATACTGTTGATGCGCTTGCGCTTGCAAAGCGGCTATAAacaattatcaaaaaaagatataatcTTCCTATGAACTTAGTTATTTGCGTCATAGTTTAAAACGTATATGATTCGCTCACTTCAGTTCAATGATGGTTGTTCAATAATCGACtgtataaattaaaataacaaataagTAATTGCATTGAAAGTTATTGAAGAGGGGctatgttttttttaatatcacaTTTCTTGTTgcctttatatatttggaaTTTTGCAGAAAACAGAATCTATAAAACTTAAGATAATTTTAACGAGAGATAGAAGAAAAGTCTGCAACTGCACGATTTCCAGTGACATATTTTCTGAAATTTAGACACGTATATCCAAAAGAATGTGACAGTTCGACTGTCAGCAATTTTTGTTGTTCAAACTAATATCTGCATCAGTAAATATCTTACCTAGAATTAGTTCCCCCTGCAAACTGGTACATCATTTACAAATGCTAGGAAATTGAGGGGTGagtttataattaaaaaactaTTTATTGTAATAATGTACTAAGAAGCGTTGTTATACTTAATTCGTTTTCTGTTGATAATATACATGAAATATCTCGAATCCCTTTTTCgatctttaaattcatttcctttttattatattgcGGATGCAAATTTACCAATTCCCTTTGGGAAATTTGTGAATGATACCATATTGATTCCCAGTTCGCTATCTGTATTAGGTATTTTGAACTTAATGGTGAATTTCTCATTTCTGTAATTCAAAAAGCTTGCATAAGGAGAGCCTACGTGATTCCATAAGCTCATCAAACCATTCTATTAACGCgttaaaatttattaataatactaGTACTACTAGTATTTTCCTTTTCTCCCTGCTTCTTTTCCCTCTCGCATTCTATACCTGTTAAACGTTAGctaaaaatttaacaatattagTTGACACCTAATAAAATTAGTTAATTTATCGAAATGATGTTATCTAGTGCAAATATACAACCCAGCTATGTATATACTAATAATTAGTATATGTTTTTTAAGCACTAAAAAAAGGCAAAAAAAAAggcaaaaaaaagaaattaagaaGAGAACTTCCCCCaagaaacaaataaacGTCTTAACAATAGCGCGCACGAGAAAATCAAAGAATGTCTTCTTTGTTTTAAAGGCGGTGTTGTTTGTTTTCCCGTTACGGACAGTATAGAACAccaaattattataaattgaCAACGGACGATTATTTCCCACAGAAAAAGGAAAGCAAATAAAACGAGAATTGGTTTTCCTCGCCCGGCTTTCCACTGGAAACATATAAAGAAGAACGATGATTAAGCTAAATTGCTTGTTTGTCCAATACATTGACTAGCCTGTTATGTAACTTTTCTTCTCGACAGTTTTCTGACGGATTCTTCTTTAGGACATAAATGCGTATTCTTATTAAATCGCACGGAATTTCTTAGTAATTTTTgagatatttttttctaaattagtgttttctttctttttttttttagcTTTAGTCGTCCTTGGAGAACACTGGACTGCGCAAGAGGTTCCGTGATGTTTGTACCATGATCTTAGGGGATGTTAATTAGTGTTAATATTAACTATCACGAGAGGGTTCGATTTAGCTAAAAATATCGAACGatctttaataaaagacGGAGATTAGCTCCTTTGTCAGTTCAGATCATGCTCTTTTCCAACAAAGAAATCTAAAACTGCCACGTTGTCTATTTTCAATCATCCGCTCGAAAAAAATAGCGACAGATTCCTgagatttaaaaaatagaCTGATTAAGCCTACAACCGCATTTAGACGTAGCGATCTCGACATAAAATCGTAGAATTGTCCCCCCTCTCCGTCTCCCCTCCCGATTTAGTAACTGACACGTATTCACTATTATTGGTAATGCTTGTTGGGCTGCTTCCTTCTTTGTGATAAATGAGGTCGGGGCAGGGATCAGAGGGAAGCGAGGCATAATCGCTTAATACAGGAAGTCAATTTGGTTAATAAATATGGGTTTCTTGTTGAGCGGGTTAACAATACCTTTCGTACCTGAAGCAGCACTTGTTACGCTGCATTTTGTGAACTTAGAAAATATGGGAATTGTTTTAATACGTTTTCGAAAATACATGTCCAGAAGcacaaatatttctttgcTTTTTTTTCATTCGTGACGTCACTCCGTAATCCGTTTTGAGGTTCAAAATGGACATATGCTAATTGTTAGCAATGAAATACTCTGacaattaaatgatatcGGATCGGATAGCTAACTAACGTAATTGATTATACTCGAGGCAACAAAAGCACAGTACTTCTTTTGAACACGTTATTCTACACTACTTTGAATTTTCCTTTCCGTAGATATCCAAAGATTATATAAGTTAGTTACATCTACCACGGTATCTCGGTGGCTTATCGCCATCTTGTAAAAAGGTTTTAATTATAGTGTTCGGAATGGTTACCAAACAGAGTTCCGGCTTTAAGTTCATTTTTACTCTGTCACCAATGGTGCAATACTGATTCTTAAAAGGGCAAGAAACTCGTTTTACGTTCTATGAGAACAGTTAAGTCCAGtcaaaatattgatgataataagCTTTACTTAATTAATATGTCTTAGAAAATTCTTATACACCAAACATATCGGTCCTGGtggataattttttt is from Tetrapisispora phaffii CBS 4417 chromosome 14, complete genome and encodes:
- the TPHA0N00110 gene encoding uncharacterized protein, giving the protein YTSTDSEGSVTTGTTTYPVTSEVSLTTSTYTSTDSEGSVTTGTTTYPVTSEVSLTTSTYTSTDSEGSVTTGTTTYPVTSEVSLTTSTYTSTDSEGSVTTGTTTYPITSSTSSILTGSSEETDMISFWTSTDSEGNVSTGSTTIPVTVTTSTYTSTDSEGSVTTGTTTYPVTSEVSLTTSTYTSTDSEGSVTTGTTTYPVTSEVSLTTSTYTSTDSEGSVTTGTTTYPVTSEVSLTTSTYTSTDSEGSVTTGTTTYPVTSEDSLTTSTYTSTDSEGNVTTGTTIFPVESSSGSLVSGSSQDTNVISFWTSTDSESNVTTGTTTFPVESSLLSQNSMSGSGSITPSISTSLAASTKTDLPLTWTSINSESSLSTGSTSIEASSSKSSYISVIVSSEITYYSNSSYGHSTSSDGTILSSLTSSSSSSPTVSASFSQYESCVIYTRGTTINGSALDATSKVRGSTSSSAQMSKSTTVVSFTSSTYPTESHVTTAATSAGSEISVSSSTISTDDSNVSHETSSTQTAAIQSSSKVTTTISGSNTAYTSSIPALSSSSDTHSLTTVTETVSGTLTTYTTYCPESSDDNVSNTETVSRPVSNNGVESNSNDNPSVGSSAGPVNSDSASVSVPAPTTVATTDSNGSSATNVISYFPTTDSNGNPSVGSSAGPVNSDSASVSVPAPTTVATTDSNGSSATNVISYFP
- the TPHA0N00130 gene encoding uncharacterized protein; translated protein: MTQITKFIGRLYLFLIIVYSRFASASASTVYNYLTTTYNDYAGELTVSTSVTTVGNLFDRTSITYYWIVTPSVGTTVYSTIGATINEITTSIYLSSTTTVNWGTTITYYVIYTPLVTSSTTTSYTTSIPGTERSTTVEVNTTTGVDGIGTTISTYIVQLPSNLFYTTTYATDFNRVEQETYDTSLTTYTGDDDGEQTVRTIYYVSGTVPNVSATYIPWINTYTEWFGTSYSVEGEGTTAVTYTIISIYVPSVGTVSTVEVQGTVYGTGKTTITWSTSGGVTVGTDYVATFDVTYYVQLPFYDKYSTLTTVSGTDTARYTYDTSFVTAVGEDFSTTVTTVYYVAIPENLVYFTTTSPWSLNYDTTQVYTTTTIGTDGQSTTGTVYLVYTYRRSGITVTSVWTNTYTTYYSTSTSFSTGFLGIGTSTTTYYYIYIPFHGYTTTTTSFNTIEGASSTYTFSTSIYSTTDAFGNVTTTTIYFVYTPKRSLVYTSTTRTAISDSKTLTVDTSLKTTTDADGAETTITTYYIAIPSNFYFTTTTQEWSGSYSLTFSQGLTTIIDGDGFTTTKTIYYVETPRKSGKYSTTYWTGSYTTVFSTSTSRYFGFSGILLGFHTVTNYFVYTPIRILEYTSDVKAWESSFTSSSISYTTVIGADRESTTETIYFLWTPVQTITTTIYSQGTFSGTAISTVSTRTVSIGYDDYYSYQVVFYVVIPSDGKYSTTFTNWLNTKVSTYSSRTTTFVDIHGSTTTETIYYVYTPTISPVISYIGWTETYTSTISSTTYITLDYLFDYLAYWTMSVYVVQTPIRRYTSTVNDQWDGGVSTTYSTYTYTTTNFNGDETTITVYYIHHPYYQSTKTSYLIWDSTFISTVNSDTTTVRGSDGLYTTETIYVVATSSNVLLETVFTSWLGSYIDIYSTTEVPVGTLTKSIIYVRTPYVAPEIIYDVWGFDYKSTVFTETVTSIGYSETFFGQWTYTIYYVNTPERRSTSTSITVWNNSFDSTYFTVTTTTTDKNGEETTLVVYYVFTQHRGLTSTSYQYWDSPETSVFETITTTVTNDDGYEITETLYFVYTPIRNITSTTYIHWTGTEESYLSTLTRTTTNENGEEFTETLYFVYTTTEKGDSTSQYASDSSIDSQNNSSEVSLTTSTYTSTDSEGSVTTGTTTYPVTSEVSLTTSTYTSTDSEGSVTTGTTTYL